The genome window TCAACCACTAATATCTTAGCCATTATGCACTAAAGGTTTTAAGTTTTTCTTTTAATAAATTAAAATCAAGCGGTTTGGTTAAAAAGTCATTAGCGCCTTTTTCCATAGCCTGTTTATAATTTTCATCATCGCCGTATGCAGTTATCATCATAACCACGGGCGGGGGTGGGGTATCAAAATCTTCGCGGATATGTGTAAGCAATTCCAGTCCGCTCATGCCGGGCATGTTGATATCTGAAAGGATAAGCACTACTTCTGAATGCTTTTCTTTCAGGTATCCCAGCGCATCCTCTCCGGATTGGGCAAAGCTAAATTCAACCTCATTATTCCTGATCTCTTTACGAAACCTCTGCAAAAAAAGCGGTTGAATATCTGCCTCATCATCTACTACCAATATTTTCATAGGTGCTGCTAAAATTAATTAAAGTTTAAGTTAAAGGGGTAATAAAATAGTAAATTCGGTAAACTCTCCTTCTTTTGTAGCAATATCTATTTTGCCCTGGTGCCCTTTTACTATAATGTCATAACTTAAAGATAAGCCCAGGCCGGTTCCTTCGCCCGTAGGCTTTGTTGTAAAAAACGGCTGCATAATTTTTTCCCTGATCTCGTCAGGAATACCGGTGCCGTTATCTTTAACTTTTATTTCCAGGCTTTTGCCTTTTATTGCTGTATTTATCTCTACTGTTGGCTTAAAATCAGGCCCCGCTGTTTTTTCTTTTTGCTGTACCGCATAAAAGGCATTATTAAATAAGTTTAATAATACGCGGCCCACATCCTGCGGCACCATATTAACCAACGGTAAATTGTCGCCGAAATGGGTTACCAAGTTTGCATTGAACGATTTATCCTTAGCCCTTAATCCATGGTACGAAAGGCGCAGGTATTCGTCAGCCAGCTTGTTGATATCAGCAGGCTCTTTTGTGGTGCTGCTTGCCCGGCTATGCTGCAGCATACCTTTAACAATACCGTCGGCGCGGCGGCCGTGGTGACGGATCTTTTCCAGGTTTTGTTTAATATCAGCAGCAATGGCAATGGCTTCTTCTTTATCGCCTTTGTTTAGCTCTTCCTCCATCTCATCAATAAGCTCCATACTTACCTCGCTAAAGTTATTTACAAAATTTAGCGGATTTTGAATCTCGTGTGCAATGCCTGCGGTAAGCTCGCCCAATGAGGCCATTTTTTCTGATTGGATAAGCTGATCCTGGGTGGCTTTTAGCTCCTCAACTATTTCCTGTAAATTTTCTTTCTGTTTAACCAGTTCCGCTGTGCGCTCATTTACCAGGGCCTCCAATTCGGCTTTACGCTCGGCGGCTATACGCAGTTCCTCCTCCTGCTTATTAGAATTTGCCCATTTGCCGAAAATCCAAACAAATGCAGCCAGCGTCACCAGCTGAAAATAGTTGTCATATTTATTATAAAACTTCGGAGCAATAAACATAATTAGCCCGCCTATAAAACCGACAACAACCAGTGGGTAATTAGCCTTAACATATCCTTTTTGCGATCTAAAATCAGGCTCCTTTTCTACATAAAGCAACAATCCTAATAATATCGCGCTTCCCAAAATATCAACAGCCTCGTCTTCCAAAGTAAACGCGATAGAAAAATAAAGAGCAATTATAGCCCAGTTTGCCGTACTTAACAGCGTACGCCACTTGGGATAGATAATGGAATATTTAAGCCGCTTTGTGATGCGCCTTACAAGTAAAAAAGCTGCCAGAAAGAAGAAAAAAGCCATATGGTAAAGTTAGATTATTACGAACTAAAGTTAAATATTAAAAACTGAGCTTGCTAATCTTTCAAATTTGTACAAAACATTTAAATATATTAGCCACCAAATTTTATAATCTATGCAGCTGGATGATGCCGGAAACTTTATAATTCAAAGATTAAAAACTGAACTTCCCGGTCATCTCGTTTACCACAATGCGGACCATGCCAAAGATGTTTATGACGCCGCAAAACATATTGCCGAGGCCCAAGGCATTGCCGGCGAAGAATTAACCCTGCTGCTTACCGCAGCTTACTATCACGATTCGGGCTTTTTAATAAAAGCTGAAGGACACGAAGAAGAATCATGCCGCATAGCGCGCGAAACATTACCCTACTATGGCTATACGCGGGATGAAATAGCTAAAATATGCGGCATGATACTGGCTACACGCCTGCCACAATCGCCCCAAAATCTACTGGAAGAAATTTTAGCAGATGCCGATCTTGATAACCTGGGGCGTGATGATTTTTTTATAATCAGTGAAAGGCTGTTTCTGGAAAGCTTGTACCTGGGCAAAGCTGCGACCAAAGATGAATGGAACGGGCAGCAAATAAATTTTATGGAAAACCATCGATATTTCACCAAAAGTGCCATTAATTTGCGACAAGCTAAAAAGGATGCTAACTTAGGGCGAATTAAAGTACAGGTATAATCATAAATGAAAAAACTACTATTGCCTCATTGGATTCAGGATACCATTTATGTGATATGCGGTATTTTATTTTGCGGATTTGCCTTACGAAGTTTCCTGGTTCCAAACAGTTTTTTTGACGGCGGGGTTACCGGCATATCGCTCCTGGTTCATGAGCTTTATCATTTAAACATAGCTTATGTTATCATTATAGCCAATATCCCCTTTATTATTATGGGCGCTTTCCAGGTTAATAAAACCTTTGCTATCCGCACTTTTGCGGCTGTAATTGGATTGGGCTTATGCTTGCTATACCTTCCCTATCCGCAAATAACGTCTGATAAATTGCTGGTGTCTATTTTTGGCGGGGTGTTTATGGGCATTGGCGTTGGCCTTGCCATCAGGGGTGGCTGCGCGCTGGATGGCATTGAAGTGCTGGCTTTATATACAGGTAAACGAATCAGCTTTACCATCAGTGAAATTATTCTCGGGATTAACATTATTATATTCTTAATTGCAGCAATTAAACTGGGGTTACCAACCTCACTATATTCCATTTTAACCTATTACACGGCCTCAAAAACTATCAGTTTTGTTATTGAAGGATTGGAAGAATACACCGGGGTAACTATCATTTCGGGCGAGAGCGAAACCATTAAAAAGCAACTGGTAATGACACTTGGCCGGGGCATAACTGTTTACAAAGGCGAGCGCGGTTATTTAAAGGACAGCTTTGACATTCACCAGCCGGTTGATATTATTTTTACTGTGGTAACCCGGTTGGAGGTAAGGCGGCTGCGGAACCTGATCCAGGATATTGACCCCAAAGCATTTGTGTTTACCAGCACCATAAAAGAGGCTGCCGGTGGGGTTTTAAAGAAAAGGGCAAGACATTAACATCCTCTACTTGTAATCCGACAACTCAACCCACCCTTTTTGTTTGTAATCCTCAAAGCTAACTGCAATTGCCACGTCGGTTTTGTGCGATGTTACAGCAACTGGAGTCTATGTCCCTTTCCTGCTATTTACATGAGCCTTGCAACAAAGCAAATTGAGCTTTATAACAAAACCTCGTCCCTTAGATGAGGCTACTTTTGTGTAAATAAAACTTAAAGCGATGACAAAAATTTGGTTTATAACAGGCAGTTCCCGCGGATTAGGGCGCAGCCTTGCAGAAGCTGTACTGGCAAGCGGCGATAAAGTTGCTGCAACAGCACGAAATATTGACCAGTTGGCTCCCCTGGTTGAAAAGTATGCCGGTCAAATCTATCCCATAAAACTGGATGTCACTAATTACAAAGAAGTATATGACGCGGTAGCAAATGCCGTTAGTCATTTTGGCAGGATTGACGTGCTGGTAAACAATGCCGGGTTCGGAATTATTGGCGCAGCTGAAGCATTTACGGCAGAGCAGGTTCGCAGCCAGCTGGAAACTAATCTTTACGCACCGATTGAAATTACCCGCGCGGTATTACCTTATATGCGCAAACAACGTTCAGGTCGCATATTACAGATTAGTTCCGTTGGCGGAAGGGTCGGTAATGCTGGACTAACCATGTATCAGGCCGCTAAATTTGGGCTCGGCGGATTTACTGAAGCGCTTGCTAAAGAGGTAAGGCCATTAGGTATTTTTGTTACCAGTGTGGAGCCGGGCGGCTTCCAGACCGACTGGGCAGGCGCTTCAATGACGTATGCCCAACAACTGGAAGGTTATGAAACAACGGTGAACCAACGTGCTGATTACTTTGCGAGCGGGAAATTTGTACCAGTAGGAGATCCGGGTAAAGCTGCACAAGCAATGGTTGAACTTGCCAATAACGATGAGCCACCAGTACACCTTGTGTTGGGTAGTGAAGCCATCGGCTTGCTAAAAAAGGCAGATGCTGATCGCACCGCCGAAATGGAAAAATGGATGCCAGTAAGTCTCTCAACAGATCACCATGAGGCCGAAGATTTTTTAAATACCGCTGCAGGTAAGGCTATTCTAAATATAAAATAATAGGAAGTGG of Mucilaginibacter xinganensis contains these proteins:
- a CDS encoding response regulator gives rise to the protein MKILVVDDEADIQPLFLQRFRKEIRNNEVEFSFAQSGEDALGYLKEKHSEVVLILSDINMPGMSGLELLTHIREDFDTPPPPVVMMITAYGDDENYKQAMEKGANDFLTKPLDFNLLKEKLKTFSA
- a CDS encoding sensor histidine kinase gives rise to the protein MAFFFFLAAFLLVRRITKRLKYSIIYPKWRTLLSTANWAIIALYFSIAFTLEDEAVDILGSAILLGLLLYVEKEPDFRSQKGYVKANYPLVVVGFIGGLIMFIAPKFYNKYDNYFQLVTLAAFVWIFGKWANSNKQEEELRIAAERKAELEALVNERTAELVKQKENLQEIVEELKATQDQLIQSEKMASLGELTAGIAHEIQNPLNFVNNFSEVSMELIDEMEEELNKGDKEEAIAIAADIKQNLEKIRHHGRRADGIVKGMLQHSRASSTTKEPADINKLADEYLRLSYHGLRAKDKSFNANLVTHFGDNLPLVNMVPQDVGRVLLNLFNNAFYAVQQKEKTAGPDFKPTVEINTAIKGKSLEIKVKDNGTGIPDEIREKIMQPFFTTKPTGEGTGLGLSLSYDIIVKGHQGKIDIATKEGEFTEFTILLPL
- a CDS encoding HD domain-containing protein; translated protein: MQLDDAGNFIIQRLKTELPGHLVYHNADHAKDVYDAAKHIAEAQGIAGEELTLLLTAAYYHDSGFLIKAEGHEEESCRIARETLPYYGYTRDEIAKICGMILATRLPQSPQNLLEEILADADLDNLGRDDFFIISERLFLESLYLGKAATKDEWNGQQINFMENHRYFTKSAINLRQAKKDANLGRIKVQV
- a CDS encoding YitT family protein encodes the protein MKKLLLPHWIQDTIYVICGILFCGFALRSFLVPNSFFDGGVTGISLLVHELYHLNIAYVIIIANIPFIIMGAFQVNKTFAIRTFAAVIGLGLCLLYLPYPQITSDKLLVSIFGGVFMGIGVGLAIRGGCALDGIEVLALYTGKRISFTISEIILGINIIIFLIAAIKLGLPTSLYSILTYYTASKTISFVIEGLEEYTGVTIISGESETIKKQLVMTLGRGITVYKGERGYLKDSFDIHQPVDIIFTVVTRLEVRRLRNLIQDIDPKAFVFTSTIKEAAGGVLKKRARH
- a CDS encoding oxidoreductase — encoded protein: MTKIWFITGSSRGLGRSLAEAVLASGDKVAATARNIDQLAPLVEKYAGQIYPIKLDVTNYKEVYDAVANAVSHFGRIDVLVNNAGFGIIGAAEAFTAEQVRSQLETNLYAPIEITRAVLPYMRKQRSGRILQISSVGGRVGNAGLTMYQAAKFGLGGFTEALAKEVRPLGIFVTSVEPGGFQTDWAGASMTYAQQLEGYETTVNQRADYFASGKFVPVGDPGKAAQAMVELANNDEPPVHLVLGSEAIGLLKKADADRTAEMEKWMPVSLSTDHHEAEDFLNTAAGKAILNIK